From Gammaproteobacteria bacterium:
CCAGATTCACCCTGGTAGAACCATGCCGCCAGATCCCGCTCATCGGTCTCCGGGAGGAACCCGTAGCCTTGCGCCTCTGCAAGATCGAGGATCGTCTCGATCCGGAGGCCACCGTCGAGATGGTCATGCAGCAAGACCTTCGGCAGCGTGTTCACGAGGATCTCATCAGAGCAGACTCCATCCACCAACGCCTCTCCAGGAACGGCTCTCCGTAGAGATGAACCTCCATTGTCTCACCCGGGCTGAACCCGAGATGCTCGACAAAGCCTTCTCCCGATTGGTTTCCGAGGATCAGATCCACGGTGACCGGAAAGGAAGGTGCCAGGGATCGAATCTTCTCGAGGAGCGCCGTTGCCGCACCGTGCCGGCGATACTCCGGGTGCGTGCACATCGCCGCCACGACGATTGTGCTTCCTTCGACATAGACGTCGGTGAACGCCGCGGGGCGGCCATCGATCTCGATCAGGAAGATCGGATGGTCCTCCCACCGTTGCTCCAACGCCGAAGGCGAATACGCGGCCGCGAGCCATCGTTCGATCGTGTCTGCATCCAGAAGATCTCGGTATGTCATACGCCACGACACATTCGCGATCTGCGCCACGGACGCCAGGTCCTGCTCGTCTGCCCTCCAGATCCTCACGACCTCCAAACTACTAGCTCCACAGGCAACGTTTGCGCCATCTCTCCGCCGGAATTCCGCTCCCGGTGTTCTCTTCCCGTGTCCTCACGGGCGACGCCCCCGACCGGCCATCGAAACCACGAACACTGTCTGCCAACACAGTCGTACCCGTGAACTTCCCGGTGTTGCCTGCTCTCATGCGACACAAGTCGGATCGTGCAAACATGAGGCCATGCTGAAGGCAGGGAAGCTTCTCGTCGCCACTCCAACGATTGTCGACCCCAACTTCGCTCGCACGGTCGTGTTGCTGTGCCAGTACGGAGATGAGGGGGCCGTCGGCCTGGTCCTCAATCGACCGTCTGACGTCGCCGTAGCCGATCACCTGCCGGAGTGGACCCACTTGGCGTCCGACCCCCTCGTGGGGTTCGGTGGACCCGTCGATACCGATGCGGCCATCGGTCTCGGAAGAGGGGTGGTGCAATCAGATCTGTGGACACCGATCTGCTGCGGCCTGGGATTGGTCGACCTCAGCCGCAGCTCGACGCAGATCGAAGGTCTCGAGGAGGTGCGGGTCTTCGCGGGCTATTCGGGATGGGGCCCCGGTCAGCTCGAGAGAGAGATTGCCGAGGCCGGCTGGTTCGTGGTCGACTTGGATGATCAGGATGTCTTCTCATCCGACGCCACCTTGCTCTGGTCGAAGGTGTTGAGACGACAGCACGGAGACCTCGCATTGTTCGCGGACTTTCCCACCGATCCGAGCATGAACTGAGCAGTTTGTCGGGTAGGCTCGCCCGGTGGCAACGACACGGCTTCGTCCATCCATCAGAGGTGTCTCTCCGAACCTCCTGGTGGAACAGGAGTATTGGAATTCGGGAGAAAGTGTCGTCGCGGGGATCGACGAGGTCGGTCGTGGAGCATGGGCGGGTCCGCTCACGATCGCAGTTGCCGTCCTCCCGAAACGGCGACGAATCTACAGGGTTCGTGATTCCAAACTCCTCAACGAGCACGAACGTGAGGCCCTGTTCGACCGGGTGGCGGAGTGGTGCGACGACTGGGCGGTCGGGCACGCGACTGCAGCCGAGTGCGATCGTCTCGGCATGTCCCAGGCGCAACGCCTGGCGGCTTCGAGAGCGATCGGTGCTCTGCATCGACAGCCTGACAGGGTGCTCGTCGACGGGCCGTGG
This genomic window contains:
- a CDS encoding GNAT family N-acetyltransferase; this translates as MRIWRADEQDLASVAQIANVSWRMTYRDLLDADTIERWLAAAYSPSALEQRWEDHPIFLIEIDGRPAAFTDVYVEGSTIVVAAMCTHPEYRRHGAATALLEKIRSLAPSFPVTVDLILGNQSGEGFVEHLGFSPGETMEVHLYGEPFLERRWWMESALMRSS
- a CDS encoding ribonuclease HII, translating into MATTRLRPSIRGVSPNLLVEQEYWNSGESVVAGIDEVGRGAWAGPLTIAVAVLPKRRRIYRVRDSKLLNEHEREALFDRVAEWCDDWAVGHATAAECDRLGMSQAQRLAASRAIGALHRQPDRVLVDGPWDFVARGNSHTIVHGDRTSLSIAAASILAKVTRDRLMRSLSSDLPWYRLERNKGYPSPAHRAALQVWGPSTLHRTSWGFMDKLMWQRRPAIR